The following proteins are co-located in the Acidimicrobiales bacterium genome:
- a CDS encoding NADH-quinone oxidoreductase subunit C: protein MTDDSSPDEAPEGPDAPPPDAVGGSAEGGEDQPTRHGVPVVESPGQTVLHPDRESYIGVVEALRDEGFTVCVDVCGVDYLHHPGRADLPAGVIGERFEVVVGLICHDPPQRVRLRVQVPAEDPTIASLFDIHPGTEALERETYDMFGIVFDAHPDMTRILMPEDWEGHPLRKDFSVGAVPVQFKGAPPPR, encoded by the coding sequence ATGACCGACGACTCGAGCCCCGACGAGGCACCAGAAGGCCCTGACGCGCCTCCACCCGACGCGGTGGGCGGGTCCGCCGAAGGCGGCGAGGACCAGCCCACCCGTCACGGTGTGCCGGTGGTGGAGTCGCCGGGCCAGACGGTGCTGCACCCCGACCGCGAGTCCTACATCGGCGTGGTCGAAGCTCTGCGCGACGAGGGCTTCACGGTCTGCGTCGACGTCTGTGGGGTCGACTACCTGCACCACCCGGGCCGCGCCGACCTTCCCGCCGGCGTGATCGGCGAACGCTTCGAGGTGGTCGTGGGCCTCATCTGCCATGACCCGCCGCAGCGGGTGCGCCTGCGGGTCCAGGTACCCGCCGAGGACCCCACCATCGCGTCACTGTTCGACATCCATCCCGGTACGGAGGCGCTCGAGCGCGAGACCTACGACATGTTCGGCATCGTCTTCGATGCCCACCCCGACATGACCCGCATCCTGATGCCCGAGGACTGGGAGGGCCACCCGCTGCGCAAGGACTTCTCCGTCGGCGCCGTCCCCGTCCAGTTCAAGGGCGCCCCGCCGCCGCGTTGA